A part of Anolis sagrei isolate rAnoSag1 chromosome 3, rAnoSag1.mat, whole genome shotgun sequence genomic DNA contains:
- the LOC132769864 gene encoding G-protein coupled receptor 35-like has product MNQDKMHETICNITESQLIYIIETCVYIPAFICGFFLNVWALGMFCCKLNKWNETRVYMTNLAAADCLFVLTLPVSLVFKTKSVNTVCHVLESAYFVNRYMSVFLITITAIDRYIAIAYPLKAKSIRSPRKSAIVCGFLWILLISIICTVKFADERSEQEICFIKVTKKPSVFLLASVIWGFLIPLAILSFCSIRITTKLIKKKHTHPQEVKLIQKAINIIFANMIVFIICFLPLHVALFIRFIADFRKASCAVMENIELYVRLAAILANTNCCLDAICYYFVNKEFQEASLKLSTKYLSHLNQGSEKQGSENM; this is encoded by the coding sequence ATGAACCAAGACAAAATGCACGAAACAATCTGCAACATCACTGAAAGTCAACTCATATACATCATTGAAACATGTGTTTACATTCCAGCTTTCATCTGCGGATTCTTCTTAAATGTTTGGGCCTTGGGGATGTTCTGCTGCAAACTGAACAAATGGAATGAAACTAGAGTATACATGACCAATTTGGCTGCTGCAGACTGTTTATTTGTCTTGACATTGCCTGTCAGTTTAGTTTTTAAGACAAAGTCTGTCAATACAGTGTGTCATGTCTTGGAGTCTGCATACTTTGTCAACAGGTACATGAGTGTCTTCCTGATCACTATAACTGCAATTGATCGATACATTGCTATAGCATACCCCCTCAAAGCAAAGAGTATAAGGTCCCCTCGCAAGTCAGCAATTGTCTGTGGATTTCTCTGGATCTTACTTATAAGTATAATATGTACAGTGAAATTTGCAGATGAACGATCTGAGCAAGAAATTTGTTTTATAAAAGTTACCAAAAAACCATCAGTATTTCTTTTAGCATCTGTCATCTGGGGATTTTTAATACCTTTAGCCATCCTGAGTTTCTGTTCCATTCGAATCACAACTAAACTCATAAAGAAGAAACACACCCATCCACAAGAAGTAAAGCTCATCCAGAAAGCAATCAACATAATTTTTGCAAATATGATTGTGTTCATCATATGCTTTTTACCCCTTCATGTGGCACTCTTCATTCGGTTCATTGCTGATTTCAGAAAAGCCAGCTGTGCTGTAATGGAAAATATTGAATTATATGTCCGCCTGGCAGCTATTCTtgccaacaccaactgctgcttgGATGCCATTTGCTATTACTTTGTAAACAAGGAATTTCAGGAAGCTTCCCTGAAACTATCCACAAAATATTTATCACATTTAAATCAAGGATCTGAAAAACAGGGCTCTGAAAATATGTAG